One genomic window of Burkholderia plantarii includes the following:
- a CDS encoding error-prone DNA polymerase, giving the protein MCAAPIGVLPAYAELQCASNFSFLHGASRAEELVERAARLGYSAIAITDECSLAGIVRAHVEAKAAGLPLIIGSHFHLTSADGSPALAFTALAMNREGYGNLCELITLARTRGAKGTYRLAPLDLEHPEAPLTHLRGLPDCMAILTPDFPANEQRLDAQIEWFAAVFGDRARVALTLHARAMDDIHRGAVERAAARHGVSVVATSWPVMHVRSRKPQQDVLTAIRLGRSVKECGYELAPNAERHLRSRLRLANLYPTGALEETVRIARRCTFSLDELRYEYPDELVPAGYSPASYLREQTYIGAHERFPDGIPFNVQAQIEHELQLIAKLKYEPYFLTVYDIVRFARSQNILCQGRGSAANSAVCYCLRVTEVDPARGNMLFERFISCERNEPPDIDVDFEHQRREEVMQYIYAKYGRDRAALTAAVSTYRPRGALREAGKALGVDPIIVDRVAKAHHWFDSKADLLARFAEAGLDVEAPLNQQWAAFATALLGYPRHLSQHSGGFVISRTKLSRMVPIENAAMEDRTIIQWDKDDIEALGLLKIDILALGMLSMVRRALEMISEKRGEPFELQDIPPEDAATYEMLCEGDSMGVFQVESRAQMSMLPRLQPRCFYDLVIEVAIVRPGPVQGGMVHPFLRRRQGLEPVTFPSRDVEKALKRTLGVPIFQEQVMQVAMLAAGFSAGEADQLRRAMAAWKRKGGLEPYRDRLVNGMLVRGYDQEFAEAIFEQVKGFGSYGFPESHAASFALLVYASAWLRRHEPAVFLAALLNSQPMGFYTPSQLLQDARRRGVRILPVDVTISTWDSTLESDTTAAPVRIGLSHLRGMREEAAARIELARSVRPFVDVADLARRAALDRHDLQVLAAAGALRSLAGGNRRDAMWLAAAAVPDRDLLRGTERDDVAPALPQASEGREIVSDYRSMGFTLGRHPLELLRVRLRADRLLPAAELAYLRNGQFARACGIVTVRQRPGTAKGVLFITLEDETGQTNVIIWPTLLEQYRREALGASLLAVYGIWQTDGKVRHLVAKRLEDRTTLLGGLHVESHDFH; this is encoded by the coding sequence ATGTGTGCCGCGCCGATCGGCGTGCTGCCCGCTTACGCGGAACTGCAGTGCGCGAGCAATTTTTCCTTTCTGCACGGCGCGTCACGCGCGGAGGAGCTGGTCGAGCGCGCGGCGCGGCTCGGCTATAGCGCGATCGCGATCACGGACGAGTGCTCGCTCGCCGGCATCGTGCGCGCGCACGTCGAGGCGAAGGCGGCAGGCCTGCCGCTCATCATTGGCTCGCACTTCCATCTGACGTCGGCCGACGGCTCGCCGGCCCTGGCGTTCACGGCACTCGCGATGAACCGCGAAGGCTACGGCAACCTCTGTGAGCTGATCACGCTCGCACGCACGCGTGGCGCAAAGGGCACGTATCGGTTGGCGCCGCTGGATCTCGAGCACCCCGAGGCACCGCTCACGCACCTCCGAGGCCTGCCTGACTGCATGGCGATTCTCACGCCCGACTTTCCCGCTAACGAACAACGGCTCGACGCCCAGATCGAGTGGTTTGCGGCCGTGTTCGGCGATCGCGCGCGCGTCGCGCTGACGCTGCACGCCCGGGCGATGGACGATATCCACCGCGGCGCCGTCGAGCGAGCCGCAGCACGGCACGGCGTGTCGGTGGTGGCCACCAGCTGGCCGGTCATGCACGTGCGCTCGCGAAAACCCCAGCAGGACGTCCTCACGGCTATCCGGCTCGGCCGTTCGGTCAAGGAGTGCGGCTACGAGCTGGCGCCGAATGCCGAGCGGCATCTGCGTTCGCGCCTGCGTCTGGCGAACCTCTACCCCACCGGCGCGCTCGAGGAGACGGTGCGCATCGCGAGGCGCTGCACGTTCTCGCTCGACGAGCTGCGCTACGAGTACCCCGACGAACTGGTGCCGGCCGGCTACTCGCCGGCGTCGTACCTGCGCGAGCAGACCTACATCGGAGCCCACGAACGATTTCCTGACGGCATTCCGTTCAACGTCCAGGCGCAGATCGAACATGAGCTGCAGCTGATCGCGAAATTGAAGTACGAGCCGTACTTTCTGACGGTCTACGACATCGTCCGGTTTGCGCGTAGCCAAAACATCCTGTGTCAGGGGCGCGGCTCGGCCGCGAACAGCGCCGTGTGCTACTGTCTTCGTGTGACCGAGGTCGACCCCGCACGCGGTAACATGCTATTCGAGCGCTTCATTAGTTGCGAGCGCAACGAACCGCCCGACATCGACGTCGACTTCGAGCACCAGCGTAGAGAAGAGGTTATGCAATACATCTACGCCAAGTACGGACGCGATCGCGCGGCACTGACCGCGGCGGTGTCGACCTACCGCCCGCGCGGCGCGCTGCGCGAGGCCGGCAAGGCGCTTGGCGTCGATCCCATCATCGTCGATCGCGTCGCGAAGGCACATCACTGGTTCGATTCGAAAGCGGATCTGCTCGCGCGATTCGCCGAGGCCGGGCTCGACGTCGAGGCACCCCTGAACCAGCAGTGGGCCGCGTTCGCCACCGCCCTGCTCGGCTACCCGAGGCACCTGTCGCAGCACTCCGGCGGCTTCGTGATCAGTCGCACGAAACTCTCGCGCATGGTGCCGATCGAGAACGCCGCGATGGAAGATCGCACGATCATCCAGTGGGACAAGGACGACATCGAGGCGCTGGGCCTGCTGAAAATCGACATCCTGGCTCTGGGAATGCTGAGCATGGTGCGGCGCGCCTTGGAGATGATCTCGGAGAAGCGCGGCGAGCCCTTCGAGCTGCAGGACATTCCTCCCGAGGATGCCGCGACCTACGAGATGCTCTGCGAGGGTGACTCCATGGGCGTGTTCCAGGTCGAGTCGCGCGCGCAGATGTCGATGCTGCCGAGGCTGCAGCCGAGATGCTTCTACGACCTGGTCATCGAGGTGGCCATCGTCCGGCCCGGGCCGGTGCAAGGCGGGATGGTCCACCCGTTCCTCCGCCGGCGGCAGGGCCTGGAGCCCGTGACGTTTCCGTCTCGAGACGTCGAGAAGGCGCTCAAGCGCACGCTCGGCGTACCCATCTTCCAGGAGCAGGTGATGCAGGTCGCGATGCTCGCGGCCGGGTTCTCCGCCGGCGAGGCCGACCAGTTGCGCCGCGCGATGGCCGCCTGGAAGCGCAAGGGCGGGCTGGAACCCTACCGCGATCGGCTCGTGAACGGCATGCTCGTCCGCGGATACGATCAGGAATTCGCAGAAGCGATTTTCGAACAGGTGAAAGGCTTCGGCAGCTACGGCTTCCCGGAGAGCCATGCGGCCAGCTTCGCCCTGCTCGTCTACGCCAGCGCCTGGCTGCGCCGGCACGAGCCGGCCGTGTTCCTGGCCGCGCTGCTCAACAGCCAGCCGATGGGCTTCTACACACCGTCTCAGCTGCTGCAAGACGCCAGACGCCGCGGCGTGCGCATCCTGCCCGTCGACGTCACGATCAGCACGTGGGATTCGACGCTCGAGAGCGACACCACCGCGGCGCCCGTGCGCATCGGACTATCCCATCTGCGCGGCATGCGCGAGGAGGCTGCCGCGCGCATCGAGCTGGCGCGATCCGTGCGGCCGTTCGTCGACGTCGCCGACCTGGCGCGGCGAGCGGCGCTCGATCGCCATGACCTGCAGGTGCTCGCGGCCGCGGGCGCGTTGCGCTCGCTCGCCGGCGGCAACCGGCGTGATGCGATGTGGCTGGCCGCCGCCGCAGTGCCCGACCGGGATCTGCTGCGCGGCACCGAGCGAGATGACGTGGCGCCGGCGCTGCCGCAGGCCTCGGAGGGGCGCGAGATCGTGTCCGACTACCGGTCGATGGGCTTCACGCTCGGCCGCCATCCACTCGAGCTGCTGCGCGTCCGTCTGCGTGCCGACCGGCTGCTGCCGGCGGCCGAGTTGGCGTATCTGCGCAACGGCCAGTTCGCGCGCGCGTGCGGGATCGTGACAGTGCGTCAGCGGCCGGGTACGGCTAAGGGCGTGCTGTTCATCACGCTCGAGGACGAGACCGGGCAGACCAACGTCATCATCTGGCCCACGCTGCTCGAACAATACCGGCGCGAGGCGCTTGGCGCGTCACTGCTCGCGGTGTACGGTATCTGGCAGACGGATGGGAAGGTGCGGCACCTGGTGGCGAAGCGCCTGGAAGACCGGACCACGCTGCTCGGCGGTCTGCACGTCGAGTCGCATGATTTTCACTGA
- the imuA gene encoding translesion DNA synthesis-associated protein ImuA, which translates to MHPALAHPERIHPDLWRANQLAQAGSRGIDTGHAALSAELPGGGWPPGCLVELLAQQPGIGELRLLAPVLARLAPKPVVIVQPPHRLQPAALAYWGVDPAGFVNLKAPRTADALWAAEQALRAGTCGAVLLWQHAVRSDALRRLNLAAQSGAALFFLLRPTAAARDASPAPLRLALAPRRDGIDVTFVKRRGAQRDEPLFVPLSPSPILLDRHARLDRRASAAPHSRIVPAPVARAIVE; encoded by the coding sequence ATGCACCCCGCTCTCGCCCATCCTGAACGCATCCACCCGGATTTGTGGCGCGCCAACCAGTTGGCGCAGGCCGGCTCGCGCGGTATCGACACAGGCCACGCGGCGCTGTCGGCCGAGCTGCCCGGCGGCGGCTGGCCACCTGGTTGCCTCGTTGAGCTGCTGGCACAACAGCCCGGCATCGGTGAACTGCGGTTGCTGGCGCCCGTGCTCGCGCGCCTGGCGCCGAAGCCGGTCGTCATCGTCCAGCCGCCCCATCGGCTGCAGCCGGCCGCGCTCGCGTACTGGGGTGTCGATCCTGCCGGGTTCGTGAACCTGAAAGCGCCCCGCACGGCCGATGCCCTCTGGGCCGCCGAGCAAGCACTACGCGCCGGTACGTGCGGGGCGGTGCTGCTCTGGCAGCACGCGGTGCGATCGGACGCGCTGCGGCGCCTCAATCTTGCCGCGCAGTCCGGTGCCGCCCTGTTCTTCCTGCTCCGACCAACCGCGGCCGCGCGCGATGCGTCGCCGGCGCCGCTGCGCCTCGCGCTCGCACCGAGGCGCGATGGCATCGACGTGACGTTCGTGAAGCGCCGCGGCGCGCAGCGCGATGAGCCGCTGTTCGTGCCGTTGTCCCCCTCCCCGATTTTGCTGGACCGCCATGCTCGTCTGGATCGGCGTGCATCTGCCGCGCCTCACTCTCGAATCGTTCCAGCCCCTGTCGCCCGGGCCATCGTCGAATGA
- a CDS encoding Y-family DNA polymerase → MLVWIGVHLPRLTLESFQPLSPGPSSNDVDGLVVLEQDRVVTLDRAARDLGVTPGMRRGGVLSLAPDAQICMRDTAREDELLRGVAYALLQFTPSVVLEAEAVVLLDVTASLRLFGGIRALRRRVRQLVASFGLTAAVSLASTGAAAWTLARGLRGGAALTPRSLRRALARAPLAVAPPARRYAEWFDELGCTTLAELQRLPRAGLKKRCGTALLDWLDHVAGSAPTAYEWLEAPPAFDVRIELPDRVEHADALVFAAHRLVLQLTGWLTAKQLDVCAFVLKLEHERGRDAIAPTELEIVLGGPTRFEEHLMRLVKERLGRLELPTPAIAIALHAHRVQAAAAPSETLFPEPGGTPQDHARLLELLTARLGAENVLTPAPAPDFRPEVAAQWVPLDQRKKAASAPADLPRPAWLLEAPVQLLMRANRPFYGTPLRMMSPGERIECGWEDGQAVTRDYFVAEDDHGVCYWLFRERVSARDEREPRWFLHGLFG, encoded by the coding sequence ATGCTCGTCTGGATCGGCGTGCATCTGCCGCGCCTCACTCTCGAATCGTTCCAGCCCCTGTCGCCCGGGCCATCGTCGAATGACGTCGACGGCCTGGTGGTGCTCGAGCAGGACCGCGTCGTGACGCTCGATCGCGCCGCGCGCGACCTGGGCGTCACGCCCGGCATGCGCCGCGGCGGCGTTCTCTCGCTCGCGCCCGACGCGCAGATCTGCATGCGCGACACCGCGCGCGAGGACGAGCTGCTGCGCGGCGTTGCCTACGCGTTGCTCCAGTTCACGCCGAGCGTGGTGCTCGAGGCGGAGGCCGTCGTGCTGCTCGACGTGACCGCAAGCCTGCGACTGTTCGGCGGCATTCGCGCGCTACGGCGTCGCGTGCGCCAGCTGGTGGCGTCATTCGGTCTGACGGCCGCCGTGTCCTTGGCGTCGACCGGCGCGGCCGCCTGGACGCTTGCCCGCGGTCTGCGCGGTGGCGCCGCGTTGACTCCTCGCTCGCTGCGCCGCGCGCTCGCGCGTGCCCCGCTCGCCGTGGCGCCGCCGGCGCGCCGGTATGCCGAGTGGTTCGACGAGCTGGGCTGCACGACGCTCGCGGAACTGCAGCGCCTGCCGCGTGCCGGGCTCAAGAAGCGCTGCGGCACCGCCCTGCTCGACTGGCTCGACCACGTCGCCGGCTCGGCGCCGACGGCTTACGAGTGGCTCGAGGCGCCGCCCGCGTTCGACGTGCGCATCGAGCTACCGGACCGCGTCGAGCACGCCGACGCGCTCGTGTTCGCCGCGCATCGCCTGGTGCTGCAGCTGACCGGCTGGCTGACGGCCAAGCAGCTGGACGTGTGTGCGTTCGTGCTGAAGCTCGAGCACGAGCGCGGCCGGGATGCGATCGCCCCGACAGAGTTGGAGATCGTGCTCGGCGGGCCGACCCGCTTCGAAGAGCATCTGATGCGCCTGGTCAAAGAGCGCCTCGGCCGCCTCGAGCTGCCGACGCCGGCGATCGCGATCGCATTGCACGCGCATCGCGTCCAGGCCGCGGCAGCGCCGAGCGAGACGCTCTTTCCCGAGCCCGGCGGCACGCCGCAGGACCACGCGCGGCTCCTCGAGCTGCTCACCGCGCGTCTCGGTGCCGAAAACGTGCTCACGCCGGCGCCGGCGCCCGACTTCCGACCGGAGGTCGCCGCGCAGTGGGTGCCCCTCGATCAGCGCAAGAAGGCGGCGTCGGCGCCGGCAGATCTGCCGCGGCCAGCCTGGTTGCTGGAGGCGCCGGTGCAGCTGCTCATGCGCGCGAATCGCCCCTTCTACGGCACGCCGCTACGCATGATGTCGCCCGGCGAACGCATCGAGTGTGGGTGGGAGGACGGCCAGGCCGTCACGCGCGACTACTTCGTCGCGGAGGACGACCACGGCGTGTGCTACTGGTTGTTTCGCGAGCGCGTGTCCGCGCGCGACGAGCGCGAGCCTCGCTGGTTCCTGCACGGCCTGTTCGGCTGA